The nucleotide window tacaaagttcatagtcatgttactagctgtgcctcaaaggggctcacaatctaatatctccaccatatatgtgtgtgtgtgtatagaccAAACTATCATCCCTCGAGCTTTACTTACATCAGCCTCCCATCATAAGGAGAAAGACAGTTCATACTTCAAGCTGCCATACACTGTgtattattttcagtaaattagtttggttttaatgaaaacataaattctgataaaaatctataaaaaaccATGGCATTCTTGATTATTGTCTGATGACTATAGCACAATCAAACACTTATCATGAAATCCTGATCAAGTGCAGCTTTATTCCATCCTTCTATTCCTACTGGCTAATGTATGTATGCAGGGGGTGCTCTCTAgaaaccagcagccaatgggagcgcTCATTTCCATGTACAATACCAATACAACTCTTCCTGTTGGTATTGTAAATAGTAAGGAggttcctattggctgctggatGTTATGTGGAGATTGCATCAGGAATAACAGCTCCCATGCAGCTTGTGGCCGCTGGAACCTTGCATGGTTATCCACGCTGCTTTGCATATTTGAAAATGGTACTGAACAGCTCACTGCCGCTGTCATTCATTCCCTAAGGGGTGCTGTGGGTAGGACATTACTTATAGGGCCTCATCTGAGGAATCATTTCAGAAATGTGAGAAAGGGATAACCACTCGCtactgccagtctaaacataggCTTTGGGAGTGCTCCCTGCAGAACAACTTGATTGGACTGGTCAGTTGGTGCTGATGGGTATACCAGGAAAGATTTGGATTACTTGCCTGGTCATGTTCTGGCATTGGCCGGAATGTATAGGTTATagtccagtgctcaacccagaattgtttttgagccgggtgggaagaaattgtaggcgggtggcagaccctgtattgtgacccaactcatcagtaaccatcaaaaaacagccgggtgtttgctgaaaagtgctgggtggtgcgcccggcttaaaggggctggggagaacactgtagtcaatgtaatatgtttacgTTATATAATAACGGttaagtaacaataataataataatggagtggtatgttatggtaatgtatgcttgcatatcaaaagtgtaaatgtatttatttatttgtcatttatttattattggatatttgttaattacttgaatggttattttatttttaatggtgtttaaataaacagatacttgccagccaatttagatccaagattggtgtctgggtatttaatggtgggggagtggttggttaGCAGATGGGGGGTTTTGGGGAAGGCGGAGGTTCTGACGGTGGTGGTGAGGGATGGACTAGAAAGTCCCAGCTACCCTCATCATGTTCAATGCACGTTACCTTACCAATGGCAAAGTGGGCCCCTGTGTAGAACTGGCTTGCCCCCACCCCCTGCCGAACTGATTTGGGACCCCTGTTGGGGCCCTTGTTACTGAGGAGGGTCTGTGGCCCCCAATGCAGCCTCACACCTTGCAATGTCTGCCCCTATACCTCATTCTCAAacatatgttataaaatataaaggagAATAGGGAAATCTTCAAAGGGGTAGGGGGACAGTAGCTGCCTGACAGTCCCCTGACTTTTGGTAATTTCCCTTGATTTCCTGTTACatccctaggacaggaagtgaagggaaatgtcataaaaaaatccTGGCAGCAGTTTATACCGTctctatatgaaaataaaaagttttgttcacaggaggaggagacgacccagccctgaagagcttacaatctaggagataggggaagtaacacacaatatttattaatgtctATCTGGGTGTATAATGCACCATACGCCCACCCTGAATACTTGCTAATACGAAACATAAACATACCATACACAATGGTCGGTATTCACTTATAAAAACATGCCGCCTCAGGCAAAACAGATCCAGCATTGGAAAAGCGGAAACGGTGTGCAGGAAATGTGTGTGAATAACGTTCTGTATTCCTGGCGAAAGCGATAACTGCCAGCGCTGCCACCCTTCAGGGGTCTCTTTCAGAGCAGCTCGTCCAATCAGATCTGTCCCCCGTACCCCGTGCccacccccctcctcctcctcacaCACCCTGCGAGCTGTACAATGGGAAGAGAGACGGGAAGCGGGGCGAGCATGGAGCAGTGCGGGGGCCACTGACAGACCTGGGAGCGGACACTGCACGAGGGGACACCTACCGCCGGCTCTGCGCCCCTCAGGTAAGTACGGCTACTACGTGGCCATGGTTGTCCATATGTCTTACAGATTATAGCATTGTCCTGCCAGGACGGCCTGCTCGGCTCTGTCACCGGGACACAGACTGCCCGCTGCATTGTTACCCCTCAACGTGGCTGGGGGGCAATACACTGCagattgattttatgttttaccaCACAAATTATAGTCTCTTAAGCCTTTTTTTCCAGCAGTTATTATGTTAATAACTGAACTGTTATGCTGCAgaacatatatatctgtatgtatgtatgtgtgtgtgtgtgtgtatatatatatatgtatgtatgtgtgtgtgtgtgtgtgtgtatatatatgtatgtatgtatgtatgtatgtgtataaatatatatatatatatctgtatgtatgtgtgtgtgtatatagtgtgtatatttatatatctgtatgtatgtgtgtgtgtgtgtatatatatatctgtatgtatgtatgtatgtgggtgtgtatatttatatatctgtatgtatgtgtgtgtgtgtgtatatatatatatatatatctgtatgtatgtgtgtgtgtgtgtgtataaatatctgtatgtatgtgtgtgtatatatatataaatttgtatgtttgtgtgtgtatatataaatctgtatgtgtgtatatatatatatatatatatatatatatatatatgtatgtgtgtgtatataatttatatgtaattatttctgtttgtgtataTCTATCTATAATTATTGTACCTGGTCATCATTCAATGTATGGCACTGTTACACACAATATTATTTCCGTGTATAGACCACATATCTATTGCCCTTTAATATTCCATGTGTATAATGTTGGATGTGGTTATAAagcactggtggagaatcagttactgccattgaaacacatggatgaTTCTGTAccggggaatgtttcagtgaatatcagatgcactgctttatacatagagaCCCCTTAAGTGACCTGCACACCTTCCTCCATACATCTGCCATTTCCTCTGTTGTCATTGTGTAGAGATTGATGTCATGTCTGCTTTCCTTTTCATTTGCAGCCTCCTGTAGCTCCCAGACATGGATATCCTCTGTGTGCTGATCCTTTTTCCTGCATTATGCCGTAAGTATTGTGTGCTCTGCTATTGGAAAATAATGAAACAGTGGTGTgcagtattaaagtggaactttcactttaaaaaaattaaatggatcttttcttttaaagaaccATTAATCCTTTTGCAACCCGATTTTACTAGGTCCTGTGCCATCCcagatttctttttcatttcccaTTCTTCTGGGTTCTTCGTATATCACCCAATTTCACATTGTGCAGAcgtaagatcgggtgacatttCCTCCTGAACACTGCGcgagattagcactttttttcattttacattccgGGAagtctgcacatgcccaatctgttgcggcagaaaaaaatgaaggaggAGGGGTTGTCCTTGAAAAAATttgccacccttttatatattgcTAAAAATATCATGATCGGTCTTCTTTAAATATCACATCCTCATTGTCACAAACTTCTAGAAAACTAGTGACATTTTTGAGGCTTTTCTTTTTGACCTTAAAAATTGTTCCTAAAAATTTCACCAGTATGAAAAAGAAGCACAGACTATTCAGCGTGTATATTCAAGtaacttaggctgcgtacacaggtTCAATatttgtaattggaaaggatgtttcacgattgttcatggatctgccaggacatatccatggatgacgagcgctgtacacacgtcagattttcctccaatatcagtcctgaggcaattatcggacgagaatcatctgacgtgtataggTAGCCTTAGGCTATGCTAAGACTGGCAgcgaggttgcagtgtggttacgaTTTCCTCATGCCAGAGAATCACTGCCTTGGTGCAGACACTACATATGGCATCTACTCACAACAGTCCAATAGAGAATTACACCtcacagtaccactcactgctgccagctgtgaAATGTACAGATTCTGACTCTGCAGAGTGATCGAGGgactggcaaagtgccagctgctgggagctgCGTGCGATCGTCcaatcccaaagcaggtctgagcctgccctTAAAGCTAAAATTTGGGCAGACAGcttaatacacagataaaaatattttccccGTCTTTtttcctgccaaaggatttgaaTTTTTGCCCATTTGGTTCCTAAGTCTTATACACACATGTAATTGTCATCCAAGAGGAATAGTCATGATTGTCTTAagtaaaaatctgacgtgtacaccTGTCCCCTTTCgatgttcatcaatctgtcctgaCAGGCTGATGAAAGACTTGATCAGGAACGCTTGCTTGTCCTCTTCCCTCGCCTCTCTATCAAACAGAACAGCTCTGTTTGTAtaaaactcattcattcatcggTCACTGGAAATGTGACAATAACATCCAGGCAACAGATGGAGGTCAGCACTGCCACATGTAAAGAGTAATTCCAGCTTCAATTTAAAAAGTGTTTCACTACTCCCCCAGTTTCTTTTACCACTCTCTTTCAGACAGAATGGTGTtccatgattttgttttaaagcatatctaaatataaacctttttctgTATTGGATGGGGTGGTGAGGCGTGGGGACCTTTGTCAGATGTTTGTTGCTATTTCTCCTGTGTCCTGGACATCAATGTTAGCGGTATTGCATATGATGGAGAATCCAACAATTTGTATTGctaccagaaaaatattttagctaaTTTTGGAAAGAGATTTCTTCAACTAGAAATCTTCTGATTTCTAGTTGTGTCTATGGGACAGAAAGTAATCTTTCTAGTAGGGCACagtggtatgtatatatatatgtatatatgatatatatatgccGCTGACCTCCAGCATAGTACATACACACTTCTCTTAATACACCTTCCCTTCCCACCACCAGCACAGTATACACCAACACCTTCTCAATGCAATTTATACATTCCTCCTATCATATACAGCCCTTTCACACagtattatatacacacactccTGATTCCCTCAACACATAATCATTGGAAAGCAGAAATACCTCTTCCAATGCTTGAGTCTTTTTTTCTCTAGGGCACTGTACTCACTGTACACACTCCTCTAGTGCTGGGGGAAAATATTATATAGTCCTCTCATCTCTTCTTAGCACAAATCCTGGCACTAGACTCTTCAGGTGCAGAATCAAACAGCATGGGTAACATGCTACTGCTGGCGGCATTGGCAGGACTCCTGCAGTAGTGCTGTACCCCTTGCAGTGTGAACTAAGTTTGGGTGTATGCcccattatttgaaaaaaataggctttagaTACACTGTAAGTAATACAGTTTGTACATTTGTTGAACGGTGCTGATTTAATGGATGCATTTTATATGTAGCAGATCAATTATCTGGTTTACAGAGAAGACATATTTGAACTAATAATTCACGGTAAACAaaccattaacatttatttcctcCATTATCCTTCTTTCACATCTCTACAGGAGCCATTGAAGTTCGTGTCCCAGATCTTCCTGTCACTGGAATCTTGGATGAGGATGTCATCCTTCCCTGCTGGTTCAATCCCCCAGCTGACTTCTCAGTGCAGGACCTTAGCTTGTTTTGGAAATTAACAAGCTTGCAGCAAGTTCATGCTTTTACCCTGGGACAGGAGCAATTAGAAAACCAAGAACAAAACTTTATTAATCGCACACAACTTTTTCTTAGTAAACTGCCAGAAGGCAATATGTCCCTTGTTCTCCGCAAGGTTCGTCTCTCTGACGAAGGCACCTATACATGCTTTGTTAATGTTGGGAACTTCAGTTCTGCTGCTGTGAGTCTGCAGGTGGCAGGTAAGCACAAATTTACAATCTAAAGCTAGAATCTCATTAGTTACATAGTGTGATAAATAAACATGAACTTCTTCTCTGAACAGCCTCCTTCACCAAGCCTGTGTTGCACCTGGAACCTAGTGAGGGCCTTAAACCTGGTGATCAGGTAACAGTGACATGCCACACCTATCGAGGGTACCCAGAGGCTGAAATACTATGGCAGGATGGAAAAGGACAAAACCTGACTGAAAACATTACAACATCACAAGTTGCCAATGAAGAAGGCTTATTCCATGTTCAGAGCTCAGTCCATGTCATCCTGGAAACCAGCGACACGTACacttgcttggtatacaatccTGCTCTTCAGGTGGTGACTCACGCCTCTCTGAGTGTGACAGGTCAGTGTGGAATCTGCAGTCTGTTGTTTTGGTCAGTGTAACCGATATCCAGGCCCAtagaataataaaacacagatgtTCCCTGTGTATTACAACTCAACATTTTCTAGAAcatttcattccaaaaaaaataactatttgaaTATTGTTCTTCCTGCAGAAGCTTGGTTAGAGAGTTTTCCTGTCCTAATGttttcctgtcctagtgacaaaTCAGAAAATGTGGAGTGTTCGTTTAAATTGTATGAGAATCTGAATCCCCCAAATCTTCCTGTCTGTCTTTTTTATTGCATGGTTTAGAGCCTCTGTAAAGCTTTTATTGTTGGTGGTGTTGCTTTGGTGAGATTCCCCCCTCTATTTATGCTTAAGTGCCTATCAATTAAAAGGtgagataaaattaaaaaaaattgtagtggtCCCCAGAAAGTAAGGGGAACTTTTCCAATGGGGAACACTTTTTCCAGAGACATCAGGAGAATGCTCCTCAGTTCAGAGGATCTAACCCTTACACAGTCACAAGAAATaaaatgcctttacatacactttaacttttTTCACAATACATCTACAGGGCAGCATCTCGCATTCCCACTTGTGGCTTTGTGGGTGACTGTGGGTCTTTGTGTCTGTCTCCTGGGTCTCCTTGTGGCTCTTGGCTGTGTATGTCGAaaacacttaaagcagacctgtgaAGAGGAGCAGGAACGAGAAGAAGCAGGTAATAAGCAGGGGATATGGCAGTTTTACTGTGATGATATATAGATTATCTAGGATGTTTAGAGGTGTTAGTGGAGGTGATAGACATGCTGGATCCTCTATTGGTAAAGCAGGCCAGCCCAAACACTAAATATGCCACTGAATATTCCATTTCCTTCCCTCCAAGCAGGAAATGTAGAACAAGAAGAGAATGGAGAATTGAAGACAGGTATTATTGCTAACTACATAGATGCATGAATATCCTTTCTTCATTAAAAGAAGATTTTATCTTCAACATCATATAATTTAGCTATCTATCTCATATTTTACAGTCAATTCTTTTTTctctaaattcctttttttcatatcCCTCTTTTGCTTTGAAACATTATCTGGCATAATCCTTgtgcaatgtacaaagtccaatAAATCATGTCTGGCTGTCTAAAGCTATCTTTCATCGACCTGGCATTGGTATACTGTCATGTATTTTGTCATTATTGTCATGTTAACTTTTCATTCCTATGTTTTACAGCCATGCAGCCCCTAAAGGCCAGCTCAGCAGAAGGTAAGATGATAGAATGCCATGCTTAACtaacacaaaatataaacataatcgTTGCATCAATCATTCTGAATCTGGGCAGTATTAATATTTACAACTATcaactgaatacattttaaattccagTTTAGGCCTGATTGGGAAAGCAAATTCACTACCAGAAGCTGCAGTTCGAGACCCCTGTTCTCTATGTGGAAAAAGTAATCTCTCTGCAAAGGGTCATTATCCCCCCTACAGAGTTAGACTTATAAATCCTATTTCAGCAAAGCCCATACTCTCAGTTCATTGGATAgtgctgttttttatttagcTGAGGGCAAGTTGAACTTTTGCAGAAAGAGCACAGCTTTCAGGTTGAGAGCAAGGGTATTGCTCTGAGGTGCTGATATGAGACAGGTATTAATATTCAGGTTAAAGTTGctttaagaagaaaataaattgtaaggCATTAACCTTGAAATTGATGCACCTTCCTGTCTTTCTGGATATTCACAAAATGAAGGGTCTTTTGTTAATTGTTAGGAGGATATGGAGAATGGAACATGACTGCAACGCTGGGTGCTTAAGTCCCTGTAGCTCTTACTTTACTACCAGCTAAAATGATGATTGTGATGTGCTCCTTCCAACAGTAAACATGAAAGTTTTGGACTGGTTGAAGTGAGCTTACTGGGTTCTTCTCATTGTTCAGCTTTAGGAACAAGTGTGTTTTTAGTACATTTATCCTTTAACTGAAAAAACTTGTACTCCTCCCTTCAGTGTGGTGTGCTGGGAGCTGCATAGTCACTGATTCAGTCTCCcagataaaatgtttattttctctcACTTTGCTTTTATGTTGGGGTTGTCTGTATAGTAGTGGTAGTGGCCcagtaaaattataattttataggaaagaatacaaatatttgcacATAAATAAAAGAAGCTAACACAGAACAAATGTTTGTCATTTTGTGTGGCCAATATTGCATTTCTATTGGATGTGTGAATTAACTCTCCTAGCGTTctattctgtcagtttttttatgcaaaaagtgatcctatttattttgcatagaaatttttgtttatattgtgggcctgtaattcttagaattaactcccgggtatgataattatatttatttattatattataatcataaagtgtgactcgggattaccgctttttgcatgtaaaagccaccccgagtcacacttgggattaccgctaggggggttaatagtgAGTGTAAAATCTTCCCAGTGAATGTAACATATGAATGTAAATTACATCAGTTTGATCTAAATATTGTTCAAGGTAATATTGTTACAA belongs to Pyxicephalus adspersus chromosome 2, UCB_Pads_2.0, whole genome shotgun sequence and includes:
- the CD276 gene encoding CD276 antigen isoform X4: MDILCVLILFPALCRAIEVRVPDLPVTGILDEDVILPCWFNPPADFSVQDLSLFWKLTSLQQVHAFTLGQEQLENQEQNFINRTQLFLSKLPEGNMSLVLRKVRLSDEGTYTCFVNVGNFSSAAVSLQVAASFTKPVLHLEPSEGLKPGDQVTVTCHTYRGYPEAEILWQDGKGQNLTENITTSQVANEEGLFHVQSSVHVILETSDTYTCLVYNPALQVVTHASLSVTGNVEQEENGELKTAMQPLKASSAEGEDTSSLE
- the CD276 gene encoding CD276 antigen isoform X1, with amino-acid sequence MDILCVLILFPALCRAIEVRVPDLPVTGILDEDVILPCWFNPPADFSVQDLSLFWKLTSLQQVHAFTLGQEQLENQEQNFINRTQLFLSKLPEGNMSLVLRKVRLSDEGTYTCFVNVGNFSSAAVSLQVAASFTKPVLHLEPSEGLKPGDQVTVTCHTYRGYPEAEILWQDGKGQNLTENITTSQVANEEGLFHVQSSVHVILETSDTYTCLVYNPALQVVTHASLSVTGQHLAFPLVALWVTVGLCVCLLGLLVALGCVCRKHLKQTCEEEQEREEAAGNVEQEENGELKTAMQPLKASSAEGEDTSSLE
- the CD276 gene encoding CD276 antigen isoform X2, giving the protein MDILCVLILFPALCRAIEVRVPDLPVTGILDEDVILPCWFNPPADFSVQDLSLFWKLTSLQQVHAFTLGQEQLENQEQNFINRTQLFLSKLPEGNMSLVLRKVRLSDEGTYTCFVNVGNFSSAAVSLQVAASFTKPVLHLEPSEGLKPGDQVTVTCHTYRGYPEAEILWQDGKGQNLTENITTSQVANEEGLFHVQSSVHVILETSDTYTCLVYNPALQVVTHASLSVTGQHLAFPLVALWVTVGLCVCLLGLLVALGCVCRKHLKQTCEEEQEREEAGNVEQEENGELKTAMQPLKASSAEGEDTSSLE
- the CD276 gene encoding CD276 antigen isoform X3 is translated as MDILCVLILFPALCRAIEVRVPDLPVTGILDEDVILPCWFNPPADFSVQDLSLFWKLTSLQQVHAFTLGQEQLENQEQNFINRTQLFLSKLPEGNMSLVLRKVRLSDEGTYTCFVNVGNFSSAAVSLQVAASFTKPVLHLEPSEGLKPGDQVTVTCHTYRGYPEAEILWQDGKGQNLTENITTSQVANEEGLFHVQSSVHVILETSDTYTCLVYNPALQVVTHASLSVTGQHLAFPLVALWVTVGLCVCLLGLLVALGCVCRKHLKQTCEEEQEREEAAMQPLKASSAEGEDTSSLE